A single window of Macrobrachium nipponense isolate FS-2020 chromosome 31, ASM1510439v2, whole genome shotgun sequence DNA harbors:
- the LOC135206841 gene encoding chromosome partition protein Smc-like yields MFHIALLLLIGQVFLLIGLGSAIVKFFMDFTLKYMRPEDLGIPEDDDDGDDVKADFVDEMTSDEDPDFNEDLDSKVEMYEEEKLASEDENFSLKTDDYVLKLEKEDSEKSRMIEELKEKIEALTEDREKMERATRDLERLLEEKEMMIHLMPAEMDILQKEIAAKTEETEKLREENEDKNSTITILENTVVVLDMEKETLHRDLSKMEDDRNLLNVQLNKQKEDLQRLREENRRKQKDIEVLQKENELRNLKINGLENEIEECKLQKQRADENWQQLQQCKAELAERKEELKELKEHNVQKDKEILRLGSECSQMQEDIICLLKMVKIVAAEKGKRKELSEMKRRKVQLEFELAEMKEEQETIEFEKMEAIVEIERLQEENVAKDHKIRSLEEQFRFLKMMPNEQPVLQTTGEMKVSR; encoded by the coding sequence ATGTTTCATATCGCTTTGTTGCTGCTAATCGGCCAAGTGTTCTTGCTTATTGGCCTTGGCAGCGCGATAGTGAAATTCTTTATGGATTTCACCTTGAAGTACATGCGCCCGGAGGATCTTGGAATTCCGGAGGATGACGACGATGGCGACGACGTGAAAGCTGACTTTGTTGACGAAATGACCTCTGACGAAGACCCCGACTTTAACGAAGACCTCGACAGTAAAGTGGAAATGTATGAAGAAGAGAAGTTAGCCAGTGAGGACGAAAACTTTAGTCTAAAGACTGATGACTACGTCTTAAAACTTGAGAAAGAGGATTCTGAAAAGTCTCGCATGATAGAAGAACTGAAAGAGAAAATAGAAGCCCTGACAGAAGACAGGGAAAAGATGGAGCGAGCCACACGAGACTTGGAACGACTGCTCGAAGAGAAGGAGATGATGATCCATTTGATGCCAGCTGAAATGGACATACTCCAAAAAGAAATAGCTGCAAAGACGGAAGAGACCGAAAAGCTACGAGAGGAGAACGAAGATAAAAACTCAACTATAACCATCCTGGAGAACACGGTCGTAGTTCTCGATATGGAGAAGGAGACCTTGCATCGGGATTTGAGTAAAATGGAAGATGACAGAAATCTGTTAAATGTTCAGCTGAACAAGCAGAAGGAGGACTTGCAAAGACTCCGAGAAGAGAATCGGAGGAAACAGAAGGACATCGAGGTTCTTCAGAAGGAAAATGAGCTAAGGAACCTAAAGATTAATGGcttagaaaatgaaatagaagaatGCAAGCTTCAAAAACAGAGGGCTGACGAAAATTGGCAACAACTGCAACAATGTAAAGCAGAATTAGCCGAGAGAAAGGAGGAGCTCAAAGAGCTCAAAGAACATAATGTCCAAAAGGACAAAGAAATCCTGAGACTGGGAAGTGAATGCTCCCAGATGCAAGAAGATATCATCTGTCTCTTAAAAATGGTTAAAATTGTTGCTgcagaaaagggaaaaagaaaggagCTGAGTGAGATGAAGAGGAGGAAAGTCCAACTCGAATTCGAACTCGCTGAGATGAAGGAGGAACAGGAGACGATTGAGTTTGAAAAGATGGAGGCAATCGTGGAAATTGAAAGACTCCAAGAAGAGAACGTTGCAAAGGATCACAAGATCAGATCCTTAGAAGAGCAATTCAGATTTCTTAAAATGATGCCGAACGAACAGCCTGTACTACAAACGACAGGTGAAATGAAAGTCTCTCGATAA